In Oxalobacteraceae bacterium OTU3CINTB1, the sequence ATCCGGGTCTCGGTGCCGGAGAAGGGCGCGATGAAGTCCTCGTCGTCGCTGCCGGCGTCGCGCCAGTAGTCGACGCCCTCGTCGGCGCCGAACACCAGGTCGAGGTCGGCCTCGTCCAGGCCGATGTCGCTCAGCTGGGCGCGCCACAAGGTATAGCTGCGGTCGCCCAAGCCGGCGTTGGCCAGGCCCATGTAGGCCTCCTGGTCTTCCACCGTCTCGGGAATCACGCGCGCCAGCTGGGTGCAATACATCACCTCGGCCACCTTGCCTTCGGCGTTCTGGTACACCTGCAAAAACTTTTCCTTCTCGTTCACATCGCCCGTGTCCAGGTAGTAACGGTACAGGCCGCCCGTCTGCTTGAGGCGGATTTGCGAAACGGCAACGATGCGGTTGTCGTCGGCGTCCGGCATCGCGATCAGCGAGCCATTGGCCAGCGCGCCCAACAGCGGCGACTGTTGCAGCCGCACCAGGCTGCCGATGCGGGCGCGCAGCGGCAGGTCCTGATCGGTGCGGGGCGCGTCGGCCCCGCTCAGCTTGGCCACGCCGTTGCGCAGGTAGTTGTAAGCGTCCGTCCAGCTCATCTCAATTCCTCTCGAATGAATAGTGGGGCTGTCTGGCCGCGCGCAGCCGGCGCACCTTGCGCACCGCCAACACGGCCGCCCAGGCGATGCCGCTCCACAGGGCCAGCCAGGCGAACCAGCGTAGTACGCTGGCGCCGAACGACGGTTGAGGCGGCGCAGGCGTGCGCGCATTGGCGGCCGGCGCATCAACTGCAGCCGCATCGCCGAGGCCGGGCATGCCGGTGATCTGGCCGGCCTGGTTGATGGCCGGCATGGGCGGCGGCACGCTGCCCGCCGTGGCCGGGGTGGTCGCGGCCACGGGCGAGGGCGACGATGTCGAAGATGTGGGGTAAGCCACCGGCTGGTTGGCCTGGCTCATCGCCCGGCCCAGCATGAATCCCACCACGCCGCTCATCAGACCGCTATTGCCGGACGGCGGCGGCTGCACGATGGGATAGCCGGACGGCACGGTGCCGGTGTTGCGGGACGCAATCGCATCCGGCCGGGCCGGACGCACCGGCGTATCGTTCAACGGCGGCAACGGCGCCGGCGCGCGCCCTGCTGCGCGCCGGGCCTCCAGATTGTTCAGCGCCCGGGCTTGCGTCGCGCTGCGGTCGAGGTCGCGCGAGGCCGCCGATGCATTCGCAGGGCGGTTACGCGGATAGGCGGATGCCGGCGAGCCGGGCGCCTTGCCGAACGCGCCAGGACCGCTCTGGCGGTCGGCCGGTGGCGCCGATGGCCGGCTCCTCGCGGCATTGCCTTTTTGTGAAGAAAATCCACTTTTGTAGGTTGACGATGTGCCAAAATAAGGCTGGGCCTCGGCTTGCGCCGGGGCGCTGGCGCCGAGTGCAAGGCAAAAGCTCAGCAACAGTGCGGATTGAAGGGGCTTCATGATGTCTTTTCACAAACAAGTTGAATAAAAAGCAGCATAGCGCCCGATTGCGGCGGATGCATCGGTAATAAAAGGCACGCTTCACCATGACTCGCAAATACCTGGACATGAACCAACACGACGCGCTCTACAAGGTGGCGCGCAGCTATCCCGGCGGCATCGACGCGCTTGCGCAAGCGATGGGCATCTCGGTCAACGTGCTGCGCAACAAGCTGGCGCCGACGATCGCCTCGCACTATCCGTCGTTCGAGGAAGTGTCGGCGGTGGTCGACCTGTGCCACCGTGCCGGCGTGGCCGAGGCGCACCTGCCGCTGCACGCGCTGCTGACGCGCCACGGCATGGCCGCGTTCGTCGTCCCGCTGCCGGAAAGCATCGGCGACGACGACCTCTCGCAAACGGTGTGCAAGGTGATGAGTCAAGTGGGATCGGTGGCCGAAGCGGTCTCGACGGCGCTGATGGACGGCAAGGTCACGGCCGCCGAGGCCGACCTGATCGAGCGCGAATTCCAGGGCGCGCTATCGGCGCTGGGAGAATGGCGCGCCCGCCTGCGCCAAAAAGCCGCCCGCAACCCCGGCTAATCCAAAACAACTCCGGGGTCAGGTCCACCATTTCTACACAAGCTGAACAGTAGAGCGGAGAATCGCGCCCTACAGCTTAGTCCGTGTAGAAAAAGTGGACCTGACCCCGGATTTGGGGGCAAAAAAAAGCCAGCCCGTAGGCTGGCGAAGACTATTCTCTCTCGGGAATTACCTAGAAAATAGCAGGGCAAATGGATGCGGTCCCGACGGCCTTGCGCGGCGGACGATCTCGTCCTTGTCTTCGCGCTGCCACCGTTTTGCAATGTTGCTACTGTATGCAAAGCGGTGGACCACTGCCAGCCGATTGTGACGAACTGCATTTTTTGCTGCCTGAACTGCCATTTTCCGGGTTAAACCGTCGCTCACTGCAGGTTGTGGGTCGGCCGGTTGCCGTTGTTGCGGCCCTGGCCTTGTCCCTCGTTGCGTTGCGCCGGTTGAGGGCGCGGCTGGGGCTGCGCTTGCGGCTGGGGTTGATGCACTTGCGGCTGCGGCTGGCTTGCCTGCGGCGGGGGCGATGGACGCGGCGCCGGCTGGAACTGCTGCTGCGGCGGCTGGAACTGCTGCGGCTGCGACGGCCGCTGCGGTTGCACCTGGACTTGATGCGGCTGCGTTTGCTGCTGCGGCTGGAACGCCGGCCGTTGATCGCGTTGCTCACGCTCACGCGCTTCCCGCACATCGTCGCGCTGACGCGATGGCCGGCGGCCGTTGTCGTCGTCGCGGTTGAAACGGTCGCGGTTCGGGTTGACCTGCAAGATCGGCGCCGGCATCGCGCCCGGCTGCACCGAATTCTGCGGACGGGGACGGTAACCCGGCCGCAGCTCGATGCCCACATCGTTTGGATTGATCGTCTGCGCCGGCGCGTTCGGCGTGCCGAACTGTCCCGGCGCGAGCGTGGTGGTGGTCTGCGGACGCCCGGGGCCCTGGCCGATTTGCACTTGCGGCTGTGGCTGCGACGGCGCGGTGATCACCCGCCCCGGCTGCTGGCCGTTGTTGCGCTCGAAACGGTCGTTGCGCTCGAAACGGTTGTTGCCGTCGTTGCGCCCGACGCGGTCCGGCCGTCCATCGCCGTCGCGGTCCGGCCACGGCCGCCGGCCGGGTTCGCCCACCCGCGTGCTCAGGGCCGGCGGCGGCGGCGCCACCGTCACCGCGTTCTTAACCAGGTTGGCCGGCGGAATCACCACGCCGCCGCGATTGACCGGCACCGTGTGGCGGCCCTCGAATTGATCGCGCGGCAACATCGTCACGCCGTCGCGGCGCTCAGGCCGGTCGGACCGTGGCCGGTACGGCTTGCCGTTGTAGCGCCACGTCATGCGGTCCTCGTAATGGTTCGAGACCCGGTAGTTCGGCACGTAGCGCTCGCGCGGCGACAGCGGGAACCAGCCCAGGCCGGGACCGCGCTGATGCCCGAACCCGTCGCCGCCGACCCAGCCGACCAGCGCCGGCGCCCACACGGGACGCCCGACCGGACGGCCCGGCGCCCAAAACCAGCGGCGGTTGACCGTCACCCAGCGGCCGTAATGCGACGGCGCGTAGCCCCACGGGGCGTTGTCGACCCAGGTCCAGCCCCACGGCGCCAGCCAGGTCCAGCGGCCGTCGCGGTAGGGCGCCCAGTCGACCGCGACATTGCGCGGCGCCCACAGCGGGCCGTATTCTGCGCTCTCGGTCCAGCTGCCGTTGCGGTCCAGTTCCTCGTAGCCGGTGATGCCGCTCGACACATAGCGGGACGTCACCACGGCCTCCGCCTGCCGGTCGCGCTCGTCGGCCCAGACATCGAAGCCGTCGCGCCGCGCCACGCTGGTGCGCACGTCTTCGCCGCTGATGTCGACCTGGCGGCCGTTGCCCACCACCACCGACGAACCGCCGCCCTCGACCCTGGCGCTGCCGCCCACCATGCTAACCTGGCTGGTATCGGCGACGCGCTCGGCATCGACCCGCAGCAAACCCGGCTCCAGCATCGTGACACGCGCCTGCGGCGTGGTCAGCTCGAAGTCGCGCAGCAGCTCAGGGCTGCGCACGCGGATGCTGACGCTGCCGTAATTGAGGCGCAGCCGCAACAAATCCTCGTCCATGTCGGTGATTTCCAGGTCGGAATCGCCGTCCAGCCGCACCGCCGTCGAACCGACCCGGAATTCGGTGCGGGCGCCGCCGGCGGTATTGATATGGTTGGCGCCCGTGACCGGCCAGTTCAGCGAGGCCGCGACCGGTTCGCTGTCGCCGTTGGGATCGTTGCTCACCAGGGTCACCTGGCCCTGGACGGCCGAAATCCGCCCCACCACTGCGGGCGGGTCGGCCAGTGCAAGCGAGCTGAAGCCGGCCAAAGCGGCCAGCACGACGGACGGGATGATCTTGCGGCTCATGGCAGCGCTCCTCTATTTACTTCACCTATAACGCCGCAGGCCGCGATTCGACTACCGGGGTTACAAATAATTGCAAAGTAAATCATACCTCAGGTGGTGGTACCTCAGGTGCTGGCGCCGCCCCGCTTGACGAAGAACAGCGCCGCGCCCACGCCCATCAACAGGCCGCCGAACACCCGGTTTTGCTTTTTGACGGCGCTGGCGTCGCGGAAAAAGCGCTGCATCGACGACGCCAGATAGGCGTAGCTGTGCATCACCACCAGATCGATGCAGCACATGGTGGCCGCCAGGATCAGCAACTGCGGCAGCAGGGGCGCGTGCTGGTTGATAAACTGCGGCAACACCGCCACCATGAAGATGATGCCCTTGGGATTGGTGGCGTTGGTCAGGAAGCCGGTCAAAAACCGCTTGCGCGCCGACGGCACGACCACTTCGGCCAGGGTTTTCTGTTCGCCGATGGTCACCTTGGCGCGCCACTGGCTCAGGCCCAGGTAGATCAGGTACAGCGCGCCCACCGTCTTGACGACATTGAACGCCAGTTCGGACGCCAGCAACAAGGAGCCGACCCCGGCGCCGGCAATGAAAAACACCAGCAGCAGGCCGGTCTGCAGGCCGATAATGGTGCTGCTGGCACGGCGCACGCCGTACGACAGACCGTGCGACATCGACAACACCGCGCCCGAGCCGGGCGACACGGCGATGATGCAGGCGGCAATGAAAAAACCCATCCAGGTGGCAAAACTCATACGTGATCCATTGTGTAGGTCGCAGCGGCGCTGCGAGGCAACGCACATTGTAGCTGTGAAGCCATATCGCCGTGCCCTGCCTCTGGGTTAATATTGCTCCTTTAATATTGCTGGCTACCAAGGACAACCAATGACCCCTACCACCACCCCGACCCCGCAAGGGAGCCGCTAAGATGGCCGGCTCCAGTCTGTTCGCGCTGATCGACGACATCGCCACCATCCTCGACGACGTCGCCCTGATGAGCAAGGTGGCGGCCAAGAAAACCGCCGGCGTGCTGGGCGACGATCTGGCGCTGAACGCGCAGCAAGTGGCCGGCGTGCGCGCCGACCGCGAACTGCCGGTGGTGTGGGCGGTGGCGCTCGGCTCGCTGAAAAACAAGGCGATCCTGGTGCCGGCCGCGCTGGCGATCAGCGCCTTCATGCCGGCCGCCATCACGCCGCTGCTGATGGTCGGCGGCCTCTACCTGTGTTTCGAAGGCTTCGAGAAGATTGCCCACAGCATCATGCACAAGGAAGAAGACGCGCAGCACAGGCAACAGCTGACCGCCGCGCTCAACGATCCGAACGCCGACATGGTGGCCATCGAAAAGGACAAGATCAAGGGCGCCGTGCGCACCGACTTCATCCTCTCGGCCGAGATCATCGTCATCGCGCTGGGCACGGTGGCGGCCGAGCCGTTCGCCAAGCAGGCGATGGTGGTGGTCAGCATCGCGCTGGTGATGACGGTGGGCGTGTACGGCATCGTCGCCGCCATCGTCAAGATGGACGACGCCGGCCTGTACCTGAGCCAGCGGGCCAACGGCGCCGTCCGCGCGCTGGGCAACGTGTTGCTGGCGGCCGCGCCACGGCTGATGAAGCTGTTGTCGGTGGTCGGCACGGCCGCCATGTTCATGGTCGGCGGCGGCATCCTGGTGCACGGCACGCCGGGCACGCACGACATCGTCCACCACGCCACCGAAGTGGCGGCGGCGGTCCCGGCTCTGGGACCGGTGCTGGGCTTCATCACGCCCAGCGTGATCGACGCCGTGGCCGGCGTCATCGCCGGCGCGCTGGCGCTGGTGGTGGTCACCCTCGGCGGCAAACTCTTGCGCGCGGTCAAGAAGCCGGCCTGACTCTTCTGGTTTGATGGGAAAGCGCGCGCCGGCCCGGCGCCGCCTTCCCCCACCAGCAAGGAGTCCCCATGGCCCAACCCCAACCCGGCCCCACCCCCGCCTTCGTCGCCGCCTCGTGGATCGCCCTGCTGGCCGGGGCGTCGGCCTTCATGATCGGCCTGTGGAACGCCAGCATGCAGCTCAACGAAAAGGGGTATTACTTCACCATCCTGATGTATGGTCTGTTCGCCGCCGTCTCGCTGCAGAAATCGGTGCGCGACCGCGCCGAGGGCACGCCCGTCAGCGGCCTGTATTTCGGCCTGTGCTGGCTGT encodes:
- a CDS encoding YiaA/YiaB family protein, whose amino-acid sequence is MAQPQPGPTPAFVAASWIALLAGASAFMIGLWNASMQLNEKGYYFTILMYGLFAAVSLQKSVRDRAEGTPVSGLYFGLCWLSLMLTLLLLTVGLMNATLTMSEKGFYAMAFLLGLFGAVAVQKNVRDISAVKQQAAGPVDTK
- a CDS encoding phage regulatory CII family protein — encoded protein: MTRKYLDMNQHDALYKVARSYPGGIDALAQAMGISVNVLRNKLAPTIASHYPSFEEVSAVVDLCHRAGVAEAHLPLHALLTRHGMAAFVVPLPESIGDDDLSQTVCKVMSQVGSVAEAVSTALMDGKVTAAEADLIEREFQGALSALGEWRARLRQKAARNPG
- a CDS encoding LysE family transporter — its product is MSFATWMGFFIAACIIAVSPGSGAVLSMSHGLSYGVRRASSTIIGLQTGLLLVFFIAGAGVGSLLLASELAFNVVKTVGALYLIYLGLSQWRAKVTIGEQKTLAEVVVPSARKRFLTGFLTNATNPKGIIFMVAVLPQFINQHAPLLPQLLILAATMCCIDLVVMHSYAYLASSMQRFFRDASAVKKQNRVFGGLLMGVGAALFFVKRGGAST
- a CDS encoding DUF808 domain-containing protein, with amino-acid sequence MAGSSLFALIDDIATILDDVALMSKVAAKKTAGVLGDDLALNAQQVAGVRADRELPVVWAVALGSLKNKAILVPAALAISAFMPAAITPLLMVGGLYLCFEGFEKIAHSIMHKEEDAQHRQQLTAALNDPNADMVAIEKDKIKGAVRTDFILSAEIIVIALGTVAAEPFAKQAMVVVSIALVMTVGVYGIVAAIVKMDDAGLYLSQRANGAVRALGNVLLAAAPRLMKLLSVVGTAAMFMVGGGILVHGTPGTHDIVHHATEVAAAVPALGPVLGFITPSVIDAVAGVIAGALALVVVTLGGKLLRAVKKPA
- a CDS encoding YjfK family protein, which encodes MSWTDAYNYLRNGVAKLSGADAPRTDQDLPLRARIGSLVRLQQSPLLGALANGSLIAMPDADDNRIVAVSQIRLKQTGGLYRYYLDTGDVNEKEKFLQVYQNAEGKVAEVMYCTQLARVIPETVEDQEAYMGLANAGLGDRSYTLWRAQLSDIGLDEADLDLVFGADEGVDYWRDAGSDDEDFIAPFSGTETRIDNPSGSLGLRQEMYFMPYVRQLRDGGSEYLLITTEIISSVNGDASKRGIHVDFVIGIPVEQERIVIQ